In a genomic window of Methanosarcina horonobensis HB-1 = JCM 15518:
- a CDS encoding MASE3 domain-containing protein: protein MVLRGKTRVKSYEVILWVALACLLYITSRSNYLLFHTLAELFSIYVAYVVFLIVSKSKDRLENRYLILIGIAYFFVASLDLLHTFAYKGMGIFPQFDANLPTQLWIAARYMESMSLFIAPLLLKEYSAGNENGDTGAREKNKFFWKIFFIYAVITTGCILSIFTIRNFPDSYIEGSGLTPFKIISEYIISLILLCSLIFLYTKRDKFDVRVFRLVEASIVVTILGELAFTLYVDVYGFFNFLGHYFKILSFYLIYTAIIETGFEAPYSLLFRELKKSEEAFKQKTVFLEDDQGRIYRLLGLRIAGSESITEPKRGQIKQKNHYSLVNNIKGLIEFRLDRNLAPLFIGGEVEEITGYSKEDFLFGTVKWTEIVVPEDLPYVLENIQKLTSNPDRSTETEYRIRRKDGEVKWVMEVLQKLPAGSGVHGDIQSLIRDITERRAAEDTLKKIDEARIKEIHHRIKNNLQVISSLLSLEAEKFSDKKMLEAFRESQNRVTSMAIIHEELYKGNQIDTLDFAAYLRKLTADLLSSYAVQKENIELKLDLERVYLDMDTAVPLGIIVNELVSNSLKHAFPKGTEGKILISLCKTDGFTLNAENSGIGKECTNAGDLPFRLTVEDNGKGIPEGVDIKNTKSLGLQLVNILVDQIDGCIKLKRDKGTEFTILFGNSGG, encoded by the coding sequence ATGGTGTTAAGGGGAAAAACGAGAGTAAAGTCCTATGAAGTAATACTCTGGGTAGCGTTAGCCTGTCTGCTCTACATAACCAGCCGGAGTAACTACCTCCTCTTCCATACTCTGGCAGAGTTATTCAGCATATATGTAGCATATGTCGTTTTTCTCATAGTATCAAAATCAAAAGACCGGCTGGAGAACAGATATCTTATACTTATAGGAATTGCATATTTTTTTGTTGCGAGCCTGGACCTTCTCCATACGTTTGCATACAAAGGAATGGGGATTTTTCCTCAATTTGATGCAAACCTTCCTACTCAGCTCTGGATTGCAGCCAGGTATATGGAAAGTATGTCCCTGTTTATAGCTCCACTGCTGTTAAAAGAGTATAGTGCAGGAAATGAAAACGGAGATACTGGAGCCAGAGAAAAAAACAAGTTCTTCTGGAAAATTTTTTTCATATACGCAGTTATCACAACTGGCTGTATTCTCTCAATCTTTACTATTAGAAACTTTCCAGATTCTTACATAGAAGGTTCAGGGCTTACTCCTTTTAAGATTATAAGCGAATATATCATATCATTAATTCTTCTATGTTCGCTTATTTTTTTATACACAAAACGAGATAAGTTCGACGTACGTGTTTTCAGGCTTGTAGAGGCGTCAATAGTAGTTACAATCCTCGGAGAACTTGCCTTTACTCTTTACGTGGATGTATATGGGTTTTTCAATTTTCTGGGTCATTATTTTAAAATTCTTTCATTTTATCTGATTTATACTGCGATAATTGAGACAGGGTTTGAAGCTCCTTACAGCCTCCTTTTTAGGGAGCTTAAAAAGAGCGAGGAGGCATTCAAGCAAAAAACCGTTTTCCTCGAGGATGATCAGGGCCGAATATATAGATTGCTTGGTCTAAGGATAGCGGGCTCCGAAAGTATAACGGAGCCGAAAAGGGGGCAGATAAAACAGAAGAACCACTATTCACTCGTGAATAATATAAAAGGGCTTATAGAGTTCAGGCTTGACAGGAATCTAGCGCCCTTATTCATTGGCGGAGAGGTTGAAGAAATTACAGGTTACAGTAAAGAAGATTTCCTTTTCGGCACGGTTAAATGGACAGAAATAGTTGTGCCTGAAGATTTGCCCTATGTTCTCGAAAACATACAAAAGTTAACCTCTAACCCTGACCGTTCTACTGAAACTGAGTACAGAATACGCAGAAAAGATGGGGAAGTCAAATGGGTGATGGAAGTACTGCAAAAACTTCCGGCAGGTTCGGGAGTGCACGGAGATATACAGAGTCTGATCCGCGATATTACCGAACGTAGAGCAGCTGAAGATACACTGAAGAAAATCGATGAAGCGCGTATAAAAGAAATCCATCATAGAATTAAAAATAACCTGCAAGTAATATCGTCTCTGCTCAGCCTTGAAGCCGAAAAATTCAGCGACAAAAAAATGCTTGAAGCCTTCAGAGAGAGCCAGAACCGGGTTACCTCCATGGCTATTATCCATGAAGAATTGTATAAAGGAAATCAAATTGATACCCTTGATTTTGCAGCTTATCTCAGAAAACTGACTGCTGACCTGCTCAGTTCATATGCCGTACAAAAGGAGAATATTGAGCTAAAGCTGGATCTTGAAAGGGTTTATCTTGATATGGACACTGCAGTACCCCTGGGCATTATTGTTAATGAACTGGTGTCCAATTCCCTAAAACACGCTTTTCCCAAAGGAACTGAAGGTAAGATCCTCATAAGCCTTTGCAAAACAGATGGTTTTACTTTAAATGCCGAAAATTCCGGAATAGGAAAAGAATGCACAAATGCAGGAGACCTGCCGTTTAGACTGACTGTGGAGGATAACGGAAAAGGAATTCCTGAGGGAGTAGACATTAAAAACACAAAGTCTCTGGGGCTCCAGCTGGTAAATATTCTTGTTGATCAGATTGACGGGTGTATAAAGCTCAAAAGAGATAAAGGGACGGAGTTCACAATCCTGTTCGGGAACTCAGGAGGGTGA
- a CDS encoding transcriptional regulator FilR1 domain-containing protein: MALWLYDKNGRFDRTTLISYEESALKWGRELFTYYSSISNMVYSDPDSGKMEFTGYNITKASKF; encoded by the coding sequence ATGGCTCTCTGGCTCTATGACAAGAACGGGAGATTTGACAGGACCACGCTTATAAGTTACGAGGAGAGCGCGCTGAAATGGGGAAGGGAACTTTTCACCTATTATTCCAGCATTTCAAATATGGTTTATAGTGACCCTGATTCCGGAAAGATGGAGTTCACGGGATATAATATCACAAAAGCCAGTAAATTTTGA
- a CDS encoding DUF1699 family protein, which yields MKIRVVSSREEIFTLNPNERIVHLAFRPSNKDIFSLVENCPKIEVIQLPKSYRRTVSKSIEMFLEMQRIQLIEGDVWGHRKDINEYYRIPSSIIEEIKELKIEGKSTEAIEEKVSRESKLNPEMVAYILRKDVIA from the coding sequence TTGAAAATAAGGGTTGTGAGTTCTAGAGAAGAAATCTTTACATTAAATCCAAACGAAAGAATAGTTCACCTGGCTTTCAGGCCTTCAAACAAGGATATTTTCTCTTTGGTCGAGAACTGCCCGAAGATTGAGGTAATACAGCTTCCTAAATCATACAGGCGCACGGTCTCAAAGTCCATAGAGATGTTCCTTGAAATGCAGCGGATCCAGCTCATAGAAGGAGATGTCTGGGGCCACAGAAAGGACATAAACGAATACTACCGCATTCCTTCCTCTATAATTGAGGAGATAAAGGAGCTGAAGATCGAAGGCAAATCCACTGAGGCTATTGAAGAAAAAGTCTCAAGGGAGAGTAAACTGAACCCTGAAATGGTCGCGTACATCCTCAGAAAGGATGTTATTGCTTGA